The following are encoded in a window of Amycolatopsis lexingtonensis genomic DNA:
- a CDS encoding HAD family hydrolase encodes MLWDMDGTLVDSEKLWDVALYETAEALGGKLSEEQRMTLVGSNMDDTAEYLLEVVGREVTPEAIAATGDQIRRRTAGLFDDALPWRPGAREALAAVKAAGLRSALVTSTERDLTELALNTIGRDFFDVTVCGDEVEGLNKPHPRPYLKAAELLGVDPAACVAVEDSPPGTASAVAAGCTVLVIPNDVPVEAGERRVFRDSLVGVDVPALAALLG; translated from the coding sequence GTGTTGTGGGACATGGACGGCACACTGGTCGATTCCGAGAAGCTGTGGGACGTCGCCCTCTACGAGACGGCGGAAGCCCTGGGCGGCAAGCTGTCGGAGGAACAGCGGATGACGCTCGTCGGGTCCAACATGGACGACACCGCGGAGTACCTGCTCGAGGTCGTCGGCCGGGAAGTGACGCCAGAGGCGATCGCCGCCACCGGCGACCAGATCCGCCGCCGCACGGCCGGGCTGTTCGACGACGCGCTGCCGTGGCGCCCGGGGGCCCGCGAAGCACTGGCCGCGGTGAAGGCGGCGGGCCTGCGGTCGGCGCTGGTCACTTCGACCGAACGCGACCTGACCGAGCTGGCGCTGAACACGATCGGCCGCGACTTCTTCGACGTCACGGTGTGCGGCGACGAGGTCGAGGGGCTCAACAAGCCGCACCCGCGCCCGTACCTCAAGGCCGCGGAGCTGCTCGGCGTCGACCCGGCGGCGTGCGTCGCGGTCGAGGATTCCCCGCCGGGCACGGCGTCGGCGGTCGCGGCGGGCTGCACGGTCCTGGTCATCCCGAACGACGTGCCGGTCGAGGCGGGGGAGCGGCGCGTGTTCCGCGACTCGCTCGTGGGTGTCGACGTGCCCGCGCTGGCGGCTTTGCTGGGCTGA
- a CDS encoding phosphoribosyl-ATP diphosphatase encodes MKTFDELFAELAERARTRPDGSGTVVALDAGVHAQGKKVLEEAGEVWIAAEHESDDRLAEEISQLLYRVQVLMLGRGLSTEDVYRYL; translated from the coding sequence GTGAAGACCTTCGATGAGCTGTTCGCGGAGCTTGCCGAGCGCGCGCGTACCCGTCCCGACGGGTCCGGCACCGTCGTCGCCCTGGACGCCGGGGTGCACGCCCAGGGCAAGAAGGTGCTCGAGGAAGCCGGCGAGGTGTGGATCGCCGCCGAGCACGAGTCCGACGACCGCCTCGCCGAGGAGATCTCCCAGCTGCTGTACCGGGTGCAGGTGCTGATGCTCGGCCGCGGTCTGTCGACCGAGGACGTCTACCGCTACCTGTGA
- a CDS encoding thioesterase family protein translates to MADAFYVPLGEGRFAATAHTAGPWSSESQHFGPPSALLVRALENVEPAHPAELARVTVEILGPAPVAELTVRARVERPGRSVELLQAELASAERVVARASAWRVATSDTAEIATDGGPMLPAPDSVTESPWPEGWQSGYLDAVEWRAVRGGMDVPGPAAVWARQRVPLVDGEEPSGLQRLFTIADSGNGVSNFLDPRQWWFINSELTVHLRRVPAGEWLGLDAVTLVGEHGIGTATSILHDASGPLATGAQALMVRPRQAGGG, encoded by the coding sequence ATGGCCGACGCGTTCTACGTCCCGCTCGGCGAAGGCCGGTTCGCCGCGACCGCGCACACCGCCGGCCCGTGGTCCTCGGAGTCGCAGCACTTCGGGCCGCCGTCGGCGTTGCTGGTGCGGGCCCTCGAAAACGTCGAACCCGCGCACCCGGCCGAACTGGCCAGGGTCACCGTCGAAATCCTCGGGCCGGCCCCGGTCGCCGAACTGACCGTGCGGGCCCGGGTGGAGCGCCCCGGCCGGTCGGTCGAGCTGCTGCAGGCGGAGCTGGCGAGCGCGGAGCGCGTGGTGGCCCGCGCGTCGGCGTGGCGCGTCGCGACCTCGGACACCGCCGAGATCGCCACTGACGGCGGGCCGATGCTGCCCGCGCCGGACAGCGTCACGGAGTCGCCGTGGCCGGAGGGCTGGCAGAGCGGCTACCTCGACGCGGTGGAGTGGCGCGCGGTCCGCGGTGGCATGGACGTGCCCGGCCCGGCCGCGGTCTGGGCCCGGCAGCGCGTCCCGCTGGTCGACGGCGAAGAGCCGAGCGGGCTGCAGCGGCTGTTCACCATCGCCGACTCCGGCAACGGCGTGTCGAACTTCCTCGACCCGCGGCAGTGGTGGTTCATCAACTCCGAGCTGACCGTCCACCTGCGGCGGGTGCCGGCGGGCGAGTGGCTCGGCCTGGACGCGGTCACGCTGGTCGGCGAGCACGGCATCGGCACGGCGACGAGCATCCTCCACGACGCGAGCGGCCCGCTGGCCACCGGCGCGCAGGCGCTGATGGTCCGGCCGCGACAGGCCGGGGGCGGATAG
- the metH gene encoding methionine synthase, with product MSDRLSSAFLEALGSRVLVADGAMGTALQAHDLSLDDFGGLEGCNEILNVTRPDVVRSVHRGYLEAGADAVETNTFGANFANFAEYDITERIFELAEAGARLARETADEFATPDRPRFALGSVGPGTKLPTLGHAPFITLRDAYQEEVRGLLAGGVDAVIVETTQDILQTKASIIGAKRAMAAEGRRVPVLASITVETTGTMLLGTEVGAALAALEPLGIDVIGLNCATGPAEMSEHLRQLAKHARVPLSVMPNAGLPELGPDGAVYPLGPEALVEALTGFVREFGVGLVGGCCGTTDEHIRQLAAAVSATKPVPRRPRPEPGVSSLYQAVPFKQDASVLMIGERTNANGSKAFRTAMLEGRWDDCVEIAREQTRDGAHLLDLCVDYVGRDGTADMAELAGRLATASTLPIMLDSTEVAVLEAGLQRLGGRCAVNSVNYEDGDGPESRFTQVMELVREYGAAVVALTIDEDGQARTARKKADIATRLIEDITGNWGLRTSDVIVDALTFTIATGQEESRRDGAETIEAIREIKRRHPEVQTTLGLSNISFGLNPAARQVLNSVFLHECVQAGLDTAIVHASKILPMARIPDEQRAVALDLIYDRRREGYDPLQELMALFEGVSAASSKASRAEELAALPLFERLERRIVDGERNGLADDLDAALEQRPALEIINDTLLSGMKTVGELFGSGQMQLPFVLQSAEVMKAAVAHLEPHMEKEDDAGKGRIVLATVRGDVHDIGKNLVDIILSNNGYEVVNLGIKQPITTILDAAEEQGADAIGMSGLLVKSTVIMKENLQEMNSRGVSARWPVLLGGAALTRSYVENDLTELYLGDVRYARDAFEGLRLMDAIMAAKRGETPLVDADAEQKRKERRERRERSLRIAEARKARKEEEEALEGPPPSRSDVATDVPLPTPPFWGSRVVKGVALADYAAMLDERATFMGQWGLKGARGGAGPTYDELVESEGRPRLRYWLDRLTADGVLAHAAVVYGYFPCVAEGDDLVVLTEPEPGAPERVRFTFPRQRRDRRLCLADFYRPREAGEVDVVPFTIVTMGQPIADYANELFAANAYRDYLEVHGLGVQLTEALAEYWHCRVRQELTLPGGVAVASEDPDDVEDFFKLGYRGARFSLGYGACPDLEDRAKIVALLEPGRIGVKLSEEYQLHPEQSTDAIVCHHPEAKYFNT from the coding sequence ATGTCCGACCGCCTGTCGTCCGCCTTTCTCGAAGCCCTCGGCTCACGCGTCCTGGTGGCCGACGGGGCGATGGGCACCGCCCTGCAGGCCCACGACCTCAGCCTGGACGACTTCGGCGGGCTCGAAGGCTGCAACGAGATCCTCAACGTCACCCGGCCGGACGTCGTCCGGTCCGTCCACCGCGGCTACCTCGAAGCGGGGGCGGACGCGGTCGAGACGAACACTTTCGGGGCCAATTTCGCCAACTTCGCCGAATACGACATCACCGAGCGGATCTTCGAACTGGCCGAAGCCGGCGCCCGGCTGGCGCGGGAGACCGCGGACGAGTTCGCGACGCCGGACCGCCCGCGGTTCGCGCTCGGCTCGGTCGGCCCCGGCACGAAGCTCCCGACGCTCGGGCACGCGCCGTTCATCACCCTGCGCGACGCCTACCAGGAAGAGGTCCGCGGGCTGCTGGCCGGCGGCGTGGACGCGGTGATCGTCGAGACCACCCAGGACATCCTCCAGACGAAGGCGTCGATCATCGGCGCGAAGCGGGCGATGGCCGCCGAAGGCCGGCGCGTGCCGGTCCTCGCGTCGATCACCGTCGAAACGACCGGGACCATGCTGCTCGGCACCGAGGTCGGCGCGGCACTGGCCGCGCTGGAGCCGCTCGGCATCGACGTCATCGGGCTCAACTGCGCCACCGGCCCGGCCGAGATGAGCGAGCACCTGCGGCAGCTGGCCAAGCACGCCCGGGTGCCGCTGTCGGTGATGCCGAACGCCGGCCTGCCCGAGCTCGGCCCGGACGGCGCCGTCTACCCGCTCGGCCCGGAAGCGCTGGTCGAGGCCCTGACGGGGTTCGTCCGGGAGTTCGGCGTCGGCCTGGTCGGCGGCTGCTGCGGGACCACCGACGAGCACATCCGGCAGCTCGCCGCGGCCGTCTCCGCGACGAAACCGGTGCCGCGCCGGCCGCGCCCGGAGCCCGGCGTGTCGTCGCTCTACCAGGCGGTGCCGTTCAAGCAGGACGCCAGCGTGCTGATGATCGGCGAGCGGACCAACGCCAACGGCTCGAAGGCGTTCCGCACGGCGATGCTCGAGGGCCGCTGGGACGACTGCGTCGAGATCGCCCGCGAGCAGACCCGCGACGGCGCCCACCTGCTCGACCTCTGCGTCGACTACGTCGGGCGCGACGGCACCGCGGACATGGCCGAGCTGGCCGGGCGCCTCGCCACGGCGTCGACGCTGCCGATCATGCTCGACTCCACCGAGGTCGCCGTGCTCGAGGCGGGCCTGCAGCGGCTCGGCGGCCGGTGCGCGGTCAACTCCGTCAACTACGAGGACGGCGACGGGCCGGAGTCCCGGTTCACCCAGGTCATGGAGCTGGTCCGCGAGTACGGCGCGGCGGTAGTCGCCCTTACCATCGACGAAGACGGCCAGGCGCGGACCGCGCGGAAGAAGGCCGACATCGCGACCCGGCTGATCGAGGACATCACCGGGAACTGGGGGCTGCGCACGTCCGACGTCATCGTCGACGCGCTCACCTTCACCATCGCCACCGGCCAGGAGGAGTCGCGCCGCGACGGGGCCGAGACGATCGAGGCGATCCGCGAGATCAAGCGGCGCCACCCCGAGGTCCAGACCACGCTGGGGCTGTCCAACATCTCCTTCGGGCTCAACCCGGCCGCCCGGCAGGTGCTGAACTCGGTGTTCCTGCACGAGTGCGTCCAGGCCGGGCTGGACACCGCGATCGTGCACGCGTCGAAGATCCTCCCGATGGCGCGGATCCCCGACGAACAGCGCGCGGTCGCGCTCGACCTGATCTACGACCGCCGCCGCGAAGGCTACGACCCGCTCCAGGAGCTGATGGCCCTTTTCGAGGGCGTCAGCGCGGCCTCATCGAAGGCGTCGCGAGCCGAAGAGCTGGCCGCGCTGCCGCTGTTCGAGCGCCTCGAACGCCGGATCGTCGACGGCGAGCGCAACGGGCTGGCCGACGACCTCGACGCGGCCCTGGAGCAGCGGCCCGCCCTGGAGATCATCAACGACACGCTGCTGTCGGGCATGAAGACCGTCGGCGAGCTGTTCGGGTCCGGGCAGATGCAGCTGCCGTTCGTGCTGCAGTCCGCCGAGGTGATGAAGGCCGCGGTGGCGCACCTCGAGCCGCACATGGAGAAGGAGGACGACGCCGGCAAGGGCCGGATCGTGCTCGCGACCGTCCGCGGCGACGTGCACGACATCGGCAAGAACCTCGTCGACATCATCCTGTCCAACAACGGCTACGAGGTCGTCAACCTCGGCATCAAGCAGCCGATCACGACCATCCTGGACGCGGCCGAGGAGCAGGGCGCCGACGCGATCGGGATGTCCGGGCTGCTGGTGAAGTCGACCGTGATCATGAAGGAGAACCTCCAGGAGATGAACTCCCGGGGCGTCTCCGCGCGCTGGCCGGTGCTGCTCGGCGGCGCCGCGCTCACCCGGTCGTACGTCGAGAACGACCTCACGGAGCTCTACCTCGGCGACGTCCGCTATGCGCGGGACGCGTTCGAAGGCCTGCGGCTGATGGACGCGATCATGGCCGCCAAGCGCGGGGAGACGCCGCTGGTGGACGCCGACGCGGAGCAGAAGCGCAAGGAGCGCAGGGAACGCCGTGAGCGCTCGCTGCGGATCGCCGAGGCGCGCAAGGCCCGCAAGGAGGAGGAGGAAGCCCTCGAAGGCCCGCCGCCGTCACGCTCCGATGTCGCCACCGATGTGCCGCTGCCGACCCCGCCGTTCTGGGGTTCGCGCGTGGTCAAGGGCGTCGCGCTCGCCGACTACGCCGCGATGCTCGACGAGCGCGCGACCTTCATGGGGCAGTGGGGCCTCAAGGGCGCGCGCGGCGGGGCCGGGCCGACGTACGACGAACTGGTCGAGTCCGAAGGCCGGCCGCGGTTGCGGTACTGGCTCGACCGGCTGACCGCCGACGGCGTCCTGGCCCACGCGGCCGTCGTCTACGGCTACTTCCCCTGCGTCGCCGAGGGCGACGACCTGGTCGTGCTCACGGAACCGGAGCCCGGCGCGCCCGAGCGGGTGCGGTTCACCTTCCCGCGCCAGCGCCGCGACCGGCGGCTCTGCCTGGCCGACTTCTACCGGCCGCGGGAGGCCGGCGAGGTCGACGTCGTGCCGTTCACGATCGTGACCATGGGGCAGCCGATCGCGGACTACGCGAACGAGCTGTTCGCCGCGAACGCCTACCGCGACTACCTCGAAGTGCACGGCCTCGGCGTGCAGCTCACCGAGGCGCTGGCCGAGTACTGGCACTGCCGCGTCCGGCAGGAGCTGACCCTGCCCGGCGGTGTGGCGGTCGCCTCAGAGGACCCGGACGACGTCGAGGACTTCTTCAAGCTCGGCTACCGTGGGGCGAGGTTCTCACTGGGCTACGGCGCCTGTCCCGATCTCGAGGACCGGGCGAAGATCGTCGCGCTCCTCGAGCCGGGCCGCATCGGCGTCAAGCTGTCCGAGGAGTACCAGCTGCACCCCGAGCAGTCGACCGACGCGATCGTCTGCCACCACCCCGAAGCGAAGTACTTCAACACCTGA
- the hisG gene encoding ATP phosphoribosyltransferase: MLRVAVPNKGALAAAATEMLGEAGYRKRHEQRDLTVLDPVNEVEFFFLRPKDIAIYVGSGELDLGITGRDLALDSGAPVEEIQALGFGGSTFRYAAPAGKDWKPADLHGKRLATSYPRLVRDDLARHGVEAEVIRLDGAVEISIQLGVADAIADVVESGRSLRQNNLVAFGDPICVSEAVLLQRKGTAESKAKSQLAARLRGVVFAQQYLMLDYDCPRTLVERAIAITPGLESPTVAPLADEDWVAVRAMVSRKDVNRIMDELAEVGAKAILASDIRSCRL, from the coding sequence ATGCTGCGTGTTGCCGTGCCGAACAAGGGAGCCCTCGCCGCCGCGGCGACGGAGATGCTCGGCGAGGCGGGCTACCGCAAGCGGCATGAGCAGCGCGACCTGACCGTGCTCGACCCGGTGAACGAGGTCGAGTTCTTCTTCCTGCGGCCCAAGGACATCGCGATCTACGTCGGCTCCGGCGAACTCGACCTCGGCATCACCGGCCGGGACCTCGCGCTCGACTCCGGCGCGCCGGTCGAGGAGATCCAGGCACTCGGCTTCGGCGGCTCGACGTTCCGCTACGCCGCCCCGGCGGGCAAGGACTGGAAGCCGGCGGACCTGCACGGCAAGCGGCTCGCGACGTCGTACCCGCGGCTGGTCCGCGACGACCTCGCCCGCCACGGCGTCGAGGCCGAAGTGATCCGCCTCGACGGCGCCGTGGAGATCTCGATCCAGCTCGGCGTCGCGGACGCGATCGCGGACGTGGTCGAGTCCGGGCGGTCGCTGCGCCAGAACAACCTGGTGGCCTTCGGTGACCCGATCTGCGTCTCCGAAGCGGTGCTGCTGCAGCGCAAGGGGACCGCGGAGAGCAAGGCCAAGTCGCAGCTCGCGGCGCGGCTGCGCGGGGTCGTGTTCGCGCAGCAGTACCTGATGCTGGACTACGACTGCCCGCGCACGCTCGTCGAGCGGGCGATCGCCATCACGCCGGGCCTCGAGTCGCCGACGGTGGCCCCGCTGGCCGACGAAGACTGGGTCGCCGTGCGCGCGATGGTGTCGCGCAAGGACGTCAACCGGATCATGGACGAGCTGGCCGAAGTGGGCGCCAAGGCGATCCTGGCGTCGGACATCCGCTCCTGCCGACTCTGA
- a CDS encoding AlkA N-terminal domain-containing protein, with translation MHEDFERCVRAVQGKDARFDGWFYTAVLTTKIYCRPSCPVVPPKPRNMSFYPSAAAAQQAGFRACKRCRPDASPGSPLWNERADLVARAMRLIADGVVDTEGVRGLAARLGYSVRQVERQVFAELGAGPLALARAQRAQTARTLIETTTLPMTELALAAGFGSIRTFNDTVREVFALSPTELRQRAKGRPAAAGALVLRLPYRKPLCPDNLFGHLVATGVPGVEEWRDGAYRRTLRLPHGPGIVALRPEDGHIACRLTLADLRDLPAATSRCRRLLDLDADPVAVDDQLATDPLLAPLVAAAPGRRVPRTVDGAEFAVRAVLGQQVSTAAARTHAARLVVAHGEPVEDPGGGLTHLFPSPEALASLDPETLAMPRSRRRTLLALVEALTGGLDLGAGSDWDAARAALTALPGFGPWTVESIAMRALGDPDAFLPTDLGIKYAAETLGLGGQAAVVARSAAWRPWRAYATQHLWATGDHAINRMPAA, from the coding sequence GTGCATGAAGACTTCGAACGGTGCGTGCGGGCCGTGCAGGGCAAGGACGCCCGGTTCGACGGGTGGTTCTACACGGCAGTCCTGACGACGAAGATCTACTGCCGGCCCAGCTGTCCCGTGGTGCCGCCCAAGCCGCGGAACATGAGCTTCTACCCGAGCGCGGCGGCCGCGCAGCAGGCCGGGTTCCGCGCCTGCAAGCGCTGCCGTCCCGACGCCAGCCCCGGCTCGCCGCTGTGGAACGAGCGCGCCGACCTGGTGGCGCGCGCTATGCGGCTGATCGCCGACGGCGTCGTGGACACCGAAGGGGTCCGCGGGCTGGCCGCCCGGCTCGGCTACAGCGTCCGGCAGGTCGAGCGCCAGGTGTTCGCCGAGCTCGGCGCCGGCCCGCTGGCGCTGGCGCGGGCCCAGCGCGCGCAGACCGCGCGGACCCTGATCGAGACGACCACCCTGCCGATGACCGAACTGGCGCTGGCCGCCGGGTTCGGCAGCATCCGGACGTTCAACGACACCGTGCGCGAGGTCTTCGCCCTCTCGCCGACCGAACTGCGGCAGCGCGCCAAGGGCAGGCCCGCGGCCGCCGGGGCGCTCGTGCTGCGGCTGCCGTACCGGAAGCCGCTGTGCCCCGACAACCTGTTCGGGCACCTCGTGGCGACCGGCGTGCCGGGCGTGGAGGAGTGGCGGGACGGCGCCTACCGCCGGACGCTGCGGCTGCCGCACGGCCCCGGCATCGTCGCGCTGCGGCCCGAAGACGGGCACATCGCGTGCCGGCTGACCCTGGCCGACCTCCGCGACCTGCCCGCCGCGACCAGCCGGTGCCGCCGCCTGCTCGACCTCGACGCCGACCCGGTCGCCGTCGACGACCAGCTTGCCACCGACCCGCTGCTCGCGCCCCTGGTCGCCGCCGCGCCGGGCCGCCGGGTCCCGCGCACGGTCGACGGCGCCGAGTTCGCCGTCCGGGCCGTTTTGGGCCAGCAGGTCTCGACAGCGGCGGCCCGGACCCACGCGGCCCGGCTCGTCGTCGCCCACGGCGAACCGGTCGAGGACCCCGGAGGCGGCCTGACCCATCTGTTCCCGTCCCCGGAGGCGCTGGCGTCGCTGGACCCGGAGACGCTGGCCATGCCGCGCAGCCGCCGTCGCACGTTGCTCGCCCTGGTCGAGGCGCTGACCGGCGGCCTCGACCTCGGCGCGGGCAGCGACTGGGACGCGGCCCGGGCGGCGCTGACCGCGTTGCCGGGCTTCGGGCCGTGGACGGTCGAGAGCATCGCGATGCGGGCGCTGGGCGACCCGGACGCCTTCCTCCCCACCGATCTCGGCATCAAGTACGCCGCCGAAACCCTCGGTCTCGGCGGCCAGGCCGCCGTCGTCGCCCGCTCCGCGGCGTGGCGCCCCTGGCGCGCCTACGCCACCCAGCACCTGTGGGCCACCGGTGACCACGCGATCAACCGGATGCCCGCCGCCTAG
- a CDS encoding methylated-DNA--[protein]-cysteine S-methyltransferase — translation MRSHSIVDSPCGPLTLVAEDDALCGLYMAGQRHRPDELTFGRADPGADIFARAETELKEYFAGQREQFELPLTFVGTPFQRSVWAQLREIPYGTTISYGELADRLGNPGASRAVGLANGKNPIGIIVPCHRVVGSTGSLTGYGGGLERKRYLLDFERGSLF, via the coding sequence ATGCGTTCCCACTCGATCGTCGACAGTCCCTGCGGCCCGCTGACGCTGGTCGCCGAGGACGACGCGCTCTGCGGCCTGTACATGGCCGGGCAGCGCCACCGCCCGGACGAGCTGACGTTCGGCCGGGCCGACCCCGGCGCGGACATCTTCGCCCGCGCCGAAACCGAGCTGAAGGAGTACTTCGCCGGGCAGCGCGAGCAGTTCGAGCTGCCGCTGACCTTCGTCGGGACGCCGTTCCAGCGCTCGGTCTGGGCCCAGCTGCGCGAGATCCCGTACGGCACGACGATCTCGTACGGCGAGCTGGCCGACCGGCTCGGCAACCCGGGCGCGTCCCGGGCGGTCGGGCTGGCGAACGGCAAGAACCCGATCGGCATCATCGTCCCGTGCCACCGGGTGGTCGGCTCGACCGGCTCGCTCACCGGCTACGGCGGCGGCCTGGAACGCAAGCGGTACCTGCTCGACTTCGAGCGGGGGTCGCTCTTCTGA
- a CDS encoding ParA family protein, whose amino-acid sequence MQITSVVNQKGGVGKTSLSVGTAAALAERGRRVLLIDLDPQGHATTEMLGLSEVRGDTPTLAKALAKTWKGPIEELVVPHPRSNLGKGGALDVVPTSPGMFDLIRRLDSFRVPGWQLARVIQFANYDHCVIDCPPALDVLTNNALAASHGILVPVQPDKTSIRALRLLADQVRYVEQTVGRQPLSWFGLVPSLYRRPISHYAAAALQEMYEFGIPMLSHLPLGVVMNEAAAHGVPVTTYAPETLQALSFREIAGTLDGYLEQNQAPAVVPADEEFVFEDFISEVAVARNVNDNGVRKGLYDLLPKKPNRPR is encoded by the coding sequence ATGCAGATCACCTCGGTGGTCAACCAGAAAGGCGGGGTCGGCAAGACCTCGCTGAGCGTCGGCACCGCGGCCGCGCTGGCCGAGCGGGGCCGGCGGGTGCTGCTTATCGACCTCGACCCGCAGGGCCACGCGACGACCGAGATGCTCGGCCTGTCCGAGGTCCGCGGGGACACGCCGACCCTGGCGAAGGCGCTGGCCAAGACGTGGAAGGGGCCGATCGAGGAGCTCGTCGTCCCGCACCCGCGCAGCAACCTCGGCAAGGGCGGCGCACTCGACGTCGTGCCTACGTCACCGGGGATGTTCGACCTGATCCGGCGGCTCGACTCGTTCCGCGTACCCGGCTGGCAGCTGGCGCGGGTCATCCAGTTCGCCAACTACGACCACTGCGTCATCGACTGCCCGCCGGCGCTCGACGTGCTGACGAACAACGCGCTGGCGGCGTCGCACGGCATCCTCGTGCCGGTCCAGCCGGACAAGACGAGCATCCGCGCGCTGCGGCTGCTGGCCGACCAGGTCCGGTACGTCGAGCAGACCGTGGGGCGGCAGCCGCTGTCGTGGTTCGGGCTGGTGCCGAGCCTCTACCGGCGGCCGATCTCGCACTACGCGGCCGCGGCGCTGCAGGAGATGTACGAGTTCGGCATCCCGATGCTGTCGCACCTGCCGCTGGGCGTGGTGATGAACGAAGCGGCCGCGCACGGCGTCCCGGTGACGACCTACGCCCCGGAGACGTTGCAGGCGCTGTCGTTCCGCGAGATCGCGGGCACCCTCGACGGCTACCTGGAGCAGAACCAGGCCCCGGCCGTCGTGCCCGCGGACGAGGAGTTCGTCTTCGAGGACTTCATCTCCGAGGTCGCGGTGGCGCGCAACGTCAACGACAACGGCGTCCGCAAGGGCCTCTACGACCTGCTGCCGAAGAAGCCCAACCGGCCGCGCTGA
- a CDS encoding PAC2 family protein codes for MSEPVDETPRPPGDRPEPTRPLMVVAFEGWNDAGDAASRAVEHLQLNWDATPLAELEPDDYYDFQVSRPTVRMVDGVTRRVDWPTTTLSVCRPDGFDRDVVLVQGPEPNMRWRAFCAELLEHIKQLDVATVVTLGALLADTAHTRPVPVTGTAYDKDTASLYGLDLNNYQGPTGIVGILQDYCVQAGIPAVSIWAAVPHYVSHPPSPKATLALLHKLEDILDVEIPLGALPEQAEEWQRTVSEMADEDEEISEYVRGLEERGDAQSEVAEQDVSGDKIAAEFERYLRRRGRGGGQEGFGLR; via the coding sequence GTGAGTGAGCCCGTCGACGAGACCCCGCGGCCGCCTGGCGACCGCCCCGAACCCACCCGACCGTTGATGGTCGTCGCCTTCGAAGGCTGGAACGACGCAGGTGACGCGGCCAGCCGGGCGGTCGAGCACCTGCAGCTGAATTGGGACGCCACGCCCCTGGCCGAACTGGAGCCCGACGACTACTACGACTTCCAGGTCAGCCGCCCGACCGTCCGGATGGTGGACGGCGTCACTCGCCGGGTGGACTGGCCGACGACGACGCTCTCGGTGTGCCGCCCGGACGGGTTCGACCGCGACGTGGTCCTCGTCCAGGGACCCGAGCCGAACATGCGCTGGCGCGCGTTCTGCGCGGAGCTGCTGGAGCACATCAAGCAGCTCGACGTCGCGACCGTCGTGACGCTCGGCGCGCTGCTCGCCGACACCGCGCACACCCGGCCGGTCCCGGTCACCGGGACGGCGTACGACAAGGACACCGCGTCGCTCTACGGCCTCGACCTGAACAACTACCAGGGCCCGACCGGCATCGTCGGGATCCTGCAGGACTACTGCGTGCAGGCGGGCATCCCGGCCGTGTCGATCTGGGCGGCGGTGCCGCACTACGTGTCGCACCCGCCGTCCCCGAAGGCGACGCTGGCGCTGCTGCACAAGCTGGAGGACATCCTCGACGTCGAGATCCCGCTCGGCGCGCTGCCGGAGCAGGCCGAGGAGTGGCAGCGCACGGTCAGCGAGATGGCCGACGAGGACGAAGAGATCAGCGAGTACGTCCGGGGCCTCGAGGAGCGCGGCGACGCGCAGAGCGAAGTCGCGGAGCAGGACGTCAGCGGCGACAAGATCGCCGCGGAGTTCGAGCGCTACCTGCGGCGCCGCGGCCGAGGCGGCGGACAGGAAGGCTTCGGCCTGCGCTGA
- a CDS encoding RecB family exonuclease, producing MPDADTVTTEPPAAAVATEVRRRPALSPSRASDFKQCPLLYRFRAVDRLPEVPTKAQLRGTLVHSVLERLFALPAAERVPAQARELLGPAWTDLSADRPEWTELFDDEKPDEHAEWLRSAEKLLDAYFELEDPRRLEPEACELHVEIELGSGVLLRGYIDRLDVAPTGEIRVVDYKTGAAPREIGEAKAMFQMKFYAVVLWRLRGIVPRQLKLMYLTDGQSLAYTPDEAELLRFERTLEAIWQAILKAGKTGDFRANKSKLCNWCDHQAHCPEYGGTPPEYPGWPEPGAGEETPLDRAD from the coding sequence ATGCCCGACGCCGACACCGTCACCACGGAACCCCCAGCCGCCGCCGTCGCCACCGAGGTGCGGCGGCGGCCCGCGTTGTCGCCGTCACGGGCCAGTGACTTCAAGCAGTGCCCGCTGCTCTACCGGTTCCGCGCGGTCGACCGGCTGCCCGAGGTGCCGACCAAGGCGCAGCTGCGCGGCACGCTCGTCCACTCGGTGCTGGAGCGGCTGTTCGCCTTGCCCGCCGCCGAGCGAGTCCCAGCGCAGGCGCGCGAGCTGCTCGGCCCGGCGTGGACCGACCTGTCCGCGGACCGTCCGGAGTGGACCGAGCTGTTCGACGACGAAAAGCCCGACGAGCACGCGGAGTGGCTGCGCTCGGCGGAAAAGCTGCTGGACGCCTACTTCGAGCTGGAAGACCCGCGGCGGCTGGAACCGGAGGCGTGCGAGTTGCACGTCGAGATCGAGCTCGGCTCCGGTGTCCTGCTGCGCGGCTACATCGACCGCCTGGACGTCGCGCCGACCGGCGAGATCCGGGTGGTGGACTACAAGACCGGGGCCGCGCCGCGGGAAATCGGCGAGGCCAAGGCGATGTTCCAGATGAAGTTCTACGCCGTCGTGCTGTGGCGGCTGCGCGGGATCGTGCCGCGGCAGCTGAAACTGATGTACCTCACCGACGGTCAATCGCTGGCCTACACCCCGGACGAAGCCGAGCTGCTCCGCTTCGAGCGCACCCTCGAAGCCATCTGGCAGGCCATCCTCAAGGCGGGCAAGACCGGCGACTTCCGCGCGAACAAGAGCAAGCTGTGCAACTGGTGCGACCACCAGGCGCACTGCCCCGAGTACGGCGGCACCCCGCCCGAATACCCCGGCTGGCCGGAGCCCGGCGCGGGCGAGGAGACGCCGCTGGACCGGGCCGACTGA